A window of the Amycolatopsis solani genome harbors these coding sequences:
- a CDS encoding PspA/IM30 family protein: protein MANPFVKFWKYMMAAFSSKIDEHADPKVQIQQAIEEAQRNHQALTQQAASVIGNQRQLEMKLNRQLGDVEKLQASTRQALVLADEARSKGDEQKATEFENAAESFATQLVTAEQNIEDLKTLHDQSLQAAAQAKKAVERNSQMLQQKLAERTKLLSQLEQAKMQEQVSASLNQMSQLAAPGNTPSLEEVRDKIEKRYTTALGSAELAQNSVQGRMMEVQASTTQLAGQSRLQQIRASMHGDSVAQVTDGGAAAQKPASSSADIQREIQARVQAEQGKNPA from the coding sequence ATGGCCAACCCGTTCGTGAAGTTCTGGAAGTACATGATGGCGGCGTTCTCGTCGAAGATCGACGAGCACGCCGACCCGAAGGTACAGATCCAGCAGGCCATCGAGGAGGCGCAGCGCAACCACCAGGCGCTGACGCAGCAGGCCGCCTCCGTGATCGGCAACCAGCGGCAGCTGGAGATGAAGCTCAACCGGCAGCTCGGCGACGTCGAAAAGCTGCAGGCGTCCACCCGGCAGGCGCTGGTCCTCGCGGACGAGGCCCGCAGCAAGGGTGACGAGCAGAAGGCGACCGAGTTCGAGAACGCCGCGGAGAGCTTCGCGACGCAGCTCGTCACGGCCGAGCAGAACATCGAGGACCTCAAGACGCTGCACGACCAGTCGCTGCAGGCGGCGGCCCAGGCCAAGAAGGCCGTGGAGCGCAACTCGCAGATGCTGCAGCAGAAGCTGGCCGAGCGCACGAAGCTGCTCTCGCAGCTGGAGCAGGCGAAGATGCAGGAGCAGGTCTCCGCTTCGCTGAACCAGATGAGCCAGCTGGCCGCGCCGGGCAACACGCCGTCGCTGGAAGAGGTCCGCGACAAGATCGAGAAGCGCTACACCACGGCGCTGGGCTCGGCGGAGCTGGCGCAGAACTCGGTCCAGGGGCGCATGATGGAGGTCCAGGCCTCCACCACGCAGCTGGCCGGCCAGTCGCGGCTGCAGCAGATCCGCGCGTCGATGCACGGTGACTCGGTCGCGCAGGTGACCGACGGCGGCGCGGCGGCCCAGAAGCCGGCGAGCAGCTCGGCGGACATCCAGCGGGAGATCCAGGCGCGCGTGCAGGCCGAGCAGGGCAAGAACCCGGCCTGA
- the pspM gene encoding phage shock envelope stress response protein PspM, whose amino-acid sequence MGQQGKRRDFGELSAKLEKHIEKLPDYAVRAQEKLQKVQKYFPPAEQAGGKSPRPNPLQRPPLRRPDVTTSLTSMANQVPAFAEARAKWDRWNHPAAKLERRKRRTAKALTLWIILTILCAVVTVAAAVGWISPTNAAMMPQAITAFAGVVIFGTFSVRSGLKLRDLKRTPIPAAPAGPPPLPPARSAAREPMERLAECEASLGELLRQLSVPSAVGAVPVSEVAVADARQTAGDAAGALRGLAARIQAIERGRDSAPAREKAALDAAVGKLREQLDDGIEGYRGLVAAAGHTVAASSDGLVTSKQDLTDATDRLAGLAMALRELS is encoded by the coding sequence ATGGGGCAGCAGGGCAAGCGGCGTGACTTCGGCGAACTGAGCGCCAAGCTGGAGAAGCACATCGAGAAGCTGCCCGACTACGCCGTGCGCGCCCAGGAGAAGCTCCAGAAGGTGCAGAAGTACTTCCCGCCGGCCGAGCAGGCCGGCGGGAAGTCTCCGCGCCCCAACCCGCTGCAACGGCCGCCCTTGCGGCGGCCCGACGTGACGACGTCGCTGACATCGATGGCCAACCAGGTCCCGGCGTTCGCCGAAGCGCGCGCCAAGTGGGACCGCTGGAACCACCCGGCCGCGAAGCTCGAACGCCGGAAGCGCCGGACGGCGAAGGCGCTGACGCTGTGGATCATCCTGACGATCCTGTGCGCGGTCGTGACGGTGGCCGCGGCGGTGGGCTGGATCAGCCCGACCAACGCGGCGATGATGCCGCAGGCGATCACGGCGTTCGCCGGGGTCGTCATCTTCGGCACGTTCAGCGTCCGGTCCGGCCTCAAGCTGCGCGACCTCAAGCGCACCCCGATCCCGGCGGCGCCGGCCGGCCCGCCGCCGCTGCCGCCCGCCCGGTCGGCGGCCCGCGAACCCATGGAACGGCTCGCCGAGTGCGAAGCGTCGCTGGGCGAGCTGCTGCGCCAGCTTTCGGTGCCGTCCGCGGTGGGCGCGGTCCCGGTGTCCGAAGTGGCCGTCGCGGACGCCCGCCAGACGGCGGGCGACGCGGCCGGCGCGCTGCGCGGCCTGGCGGCCCGCATCCAGGCGATCGAGCGCGGCCGCGATTCCGCACCGGCCCGCGAGAAGGCGGCCCTGGACGCGGCGGTCGGCAAGCTGCGCGAGCAGCTCGACGACGGCATCGAGGGCTACCGCGGCCTGGTCGCCGCGGCGGGCCACACGGTCGCCGCCTCCAGCGACGGCTTGGTGACGTCGAAGCAGGACCTCACCGACGCGACGGACCGCCTCGCGGGCCTGGCGATGGCGTTGCGCGAGCTTTCCTGA
- a CDS encoding allophanate hydrolase-related protein, which translates to MNTLPPDPDPVPVTPPTASHRVIAAFERITEAGRPEIWTTLRAVEDVLVDAKTVDERVKAGEALPLAGTVVAVQDLIDVAGQPSGHGVPETSAPVVARLTAAGAIVLGKTGAAMVSGTWDRTKAGGNGAAVAVALGIVDLALSTGGAVPAALNAVAAVQPTRGLLPGSDGVSVYSNGLLPAHRALSVMTGGDRSWPADVRLGAGEHPRLAYPADLPLGEAAALALETTVARLTASGAVLTPISAREPAFDGFDAFVVPTVPEHPGIAEALADPAGVGHRLASCTAFANLLDVAAVSVPVLPGDRRPFGVTFLTRAFEDQIALDLATVCTDEPMTPYPEPGEDVVVFGAHLRGQPLNAELTGLGARFGGPVRTIGGYRMVLLATEPPQPGVVPGGAVLDGERWRLSPAAFERFAATLKEPFVLDRVELDDGTAPLAVRCLAAEGPGLDRYESWRGYVRFASTAGSRDPG; encoded by the coding sequence GTGAACACGCTCCCGCCGGACCCGGACCCCGTGCCGGTCACCCCGCCCACCGCCTCGCACCGCGTCATCGCCGCCTTCGAGCGCATCACCGAAGCCGGCCGCCCCGAGATCTGGACCACCCTCCGCGCCGTCGAAGACGTCCTCGTCGACGCGAAGACCGTCGACGAACGCGTCAAAGCCGGGGAAGCCCTGCCGCTGGCCGGCACCGTCGTCGCCGTCCAGGACCTGATCGACGTCGCCGGGCAGCCGTCCGGGCACGGCGTCCCGGAGACCAGCGCCCCGGTCGTCGCGCGGCTCACCGCCGCCGGTGCCATCGTGCTCGGCAAGACCGGGGCCGCCATGGTTTCCGGTACCTGGGACCGCACCAAGGCCGGCGGCAACGGCGCGGCGGTCGCCGTCGCGCTCGGCATCGTCGACCTGGCGCTGAGCACCGGGGGAGCCGTCCCCGCGGCCCTGAACGCCGTCGCCGCCGTCCAGCCGACGCGCGGGCTGCTGCCCGGCTCCGACGGCGTCTCGGTGTACTCGAACGGCTTGCTCCCGGCCCATCGCGCGCTCTCCGTGATGACCGGCGGCGACCGGTCCTGGCCCGCCGACGTCCGGCTCGGCGCCGGCGAGCACCCGCGGCTCGCCTACCCCGCCGACCTGCCCCTCGGCGAGGCGGCGGCCTTGGCGCTGGAGACCACCGTCGCCCGGCTGACCGCGTCGGGGGCCGTGCTCACCCCGATCTCCGCGCGCGAGCCCGCGTTCGACGGGTTCGACGCCTTCGTCGTGCCCACCGTGCCGGAGCACCCCGGGATCGCCGAAGCGCTGGCCGACCCGGCCGGCGTGGGCCACCGGCTGGCGTCCTGCACGGCGTTCGCGAACCTCCTCGACGTGGCCGCGGTGTCGGTCCCGGTGCTGCCGGGCGACCGCCGTCCGTTCGGCGTCACCTTCCTGACGCGGGCGTTCGAGGACCAGATCGCCCTCGACCTCGCGACCGTCTGCACGGACGAGCCGATGACGCCCTACCCCGAGCCGGGCGAGGACGTCGTCGTGTTCGGCGCACACCTGCGCGGCCAGCCGCTCAACGCGGAGCTCACCGGGTTGGGCGCCCGGTTCGGCGGACCGGTCCGGACCATCGGGGGCTACCGGATGGTGCTCTTGGCGACCGAGCCGCCGCAGCCCGGCGTGGTGCCGGGCGGCGCCGTCCTCGACGGCGAACGCTGGCGGCTCTCCCCGGCCGCCTTCGAACGGTTCGCGGCCACGCTGAAAGAACCCTTCGTGCTCGACCGCGTCGAGCTGGACGACGGCACCGCCCCGCTCGCCGTCCGCTGCCTCGCCGCGGAGGGACCTGGTCTGGACCGCTACGAGTCCTGGCGCGGGTACGTCCGGTTCGCCTCTACCGCCGGCTCGCGAGACCCCGGCTGA
- a CDS encoding quinone-dependent dihydroorotate dehydrogenase, translated as MFFDKIVRPALYRLSYHDPELVHERTIGVLSRLGKVAPALGGALRVDDPVTVLGLRFPNRVGLAAGMDKNGRALPAWAALGFGFVEVGTVTRLAQPGNPKPRLFSLPASDAVINRMGFNNDGAEALAAKLARDGKPGVPLGISIGKSKVTPLGEAVEDYRFSLRALYPYADYFAINVSSPNTPGLRQLQDRAALAELLGELRSTSAELAGTGTPVPLLVKVAPDLTDDALGELLEVALENGVAGIIATNTTLSRDGIAAAESGLAGQAGGLSGRPLTTRAAEVVRFVHEHTGGNLPIIGVGGVLGPDDAVRLVDAGASLVQLYTGFALHGPGLVRRVSRGLASRR; from the coding sequence GTGTTCTTCGACAAGATCGTCCGCCCGGCGCTGTACCGGCTGTCCTACCACGACCCCGAGCTGGTGCACGAGCGCACGATCGGCGTCCTTTCGCGGCTCGGCAAGGTCGCGCCCGCGCTCGGCGGCGCGCTGCGCGTCGACGACCCGGTGACGGTGCTCGGCCTGCGCTTCCCCAACCGCGTCGGCCTGGCCGCCGGGATGGACAAGAACGGCCGCGCGCTGCCCGCGTGGGCCGCGCTGGGCTTCGGGTTCGTCGAGGTCGGCACGGTGACGAGGCTGGCGCAGCCGGGCAACCCGAAGCCGCGGCTGTTCAGCCTCCCCGCGAGCGACGCGGTCATCAACCGCATGGGCTTCAACAACGACGGCGCCGAGGCGCTCGCGGCCAAGCTCGCCCGCGACGGCAAACCCGGCGTCCCGCTGGGGATCAGCATCGGCAAGTCGAAGGTGACGCCGCTCGGCGAGGCCGTCGAGGACTACCGGTTCTCGCTGCGGGCGCTGTACCCGTACGCGGACTACTTCGCGATCAACGTCAGCTCCCCCAACACGCCGGGGCTGCGGCAGCTGCAGGACCGCGCCGCGTTGGCCGAGCTGCTCGGCGAGCTGCGTTCGACGTCCGCGGAGCTGGCCGGTACCGGCACCCCGGTGCCGCTGCTGGTGAAGGTCGCGCCCGACCTGACCGACGACGCGCTCGGCGAGCTCCTGGAGGTCGCTCTCGAGAACGGGGTCGCCGGGATCATCGCGACGAACACGACGCTGTCCCGCGACGGCATCGCGGCCGCGGAGAGCGGCCTGGCCGGACAGGCGGGAGGGCTGTCCGGCCGGCCGCTGACCACCCGCGCGGCCGAGGTCGTGCGGTTCGTGCACGAGCACACCGGCGGGAACCTGCCGATCATCGGCGTCGGCGGCGTCCTCGGCCCGGACGACGCCGTCCGGCTGGTGGACGCCGGTGCGTCGCTCGTGCAGCTCTACACGGGCTTCGCGCTGCACGGGCCGGGCTTGGTGCGCCGCGTCAGCCGGGGTCTCGCGAGCCGGCGGTAG
- a CDS encoding GNAT family N-acetyltransferase gives MLRPDYPITTDRLLLRPFTPGDLDALNSFQSRADVARYLYWGPRSRAESAAALAKRVHSSTLTKEGQFLAVAVELASTGQLIGDLNLEWLSSEHRQGEIGFVFHPDHHGKGLAAEATTELLRLAFEDLGLHRVIGRCDGRNTASAALMERLGMRREAHLKENEIVKGEWTDEMVYAMLEDEWKARD, from the coding sequence ATGCTCAGGCCCGACTACCCGATCACCACCGATCGGCTGCTCCTGCGCCCGTTCACGCCCGGCGACCTCGACGCGCTGAACTCCTTCCAGTCCCGCGCGGACGTCGCCCGTTACCTCTACTGGGGCCCGCGCAGCCGCGCCGAATCGGCCGCCGCGCTGGCGAAGCGCGTGCACAGCTCCACGCTGACGAAGGAAGGGCAGTTCCTGGCCGTGGCGGTCGAACTGGCGTCGACCGGGCAGCTGATCGGGGACCTGAACCTCGAGTGGCTCAGCAGCGAGCACCGCCAGGGCGAGATCGGGTTCGTCTTCCACCCCGACCACCACGGCAAGGGCCTGGCCGCGGAAGCGACGACCGAACTGCTGCGGCTGGCGTTCGAAGACCTGGGGCTGCACCGCGTCATCGGCCGGTGCGACGGCCGGAACACCGCGTCCGCCGCGCTGATGGAGCGCCTCGGGATGCGCCGGGAGGCGCACCTGAAGGAGAACGAGATCGTCAAGGGCGAGTGGACCGACGAGATGGTCTACGCGATGCTCGAAGACGAGTGGAAGGCCCGCGACTGA
- a CDS encoding DNA-formamidopyrimidine glycosylase family protein yields the protein MPEGDTVYLVAKRFAKALAGKTLLRGEFRVPQLATVDLAGREVLGVGTVGKHLFTRFSGDLTLHSHLLMDGMWDVYAAGAKWRRPGHHARVLLTAADVQVIGFRVHDLKLVPTPKEHDLVAHLGPDLLDPQWTEEHAARAVANLTADPARELGLALLDQRVMAGVGNLYKCEIAFLLGVTPWTPVSEVDARTTAALARKLLLANARSGYFDQSTTGHLDRNRKNWVYERTRQGCFRCGGRLLIRTQGHDVQRRPTWFCPKDQAGPYPPQ from the coding sequence GTGCCCGAAGGTGACACCGTCTACCTCGTCGCGAAGCGCTTCGCCAAGGCGCTGGCCGGGAAAACGCTGCTGCGCGGGGAGTTCCGCGTCCCCCAGCTGGCCACTGTGGACCTCGCGGGGCGCGAGGTGCTCGGCGTCGGCACGGTCGGCAAGCACCTCTTCACGCGCTTCTCCGGCGACCTCACCCTCCACTCCCACCTGTTGATGGACGGCATGTGGGACGTCTACGCCGCCGGCGCGAAGTGGCGGCGGCCCGGGCACCACGCCCGCGTGCTCCTCACCGCGGCCGACGTCCAGGTGATCGGCTTCCGCGTGCACGACCTCAAACTCGTGCCCACGCCGAAGGAACACGACCTCGTCGCCCACCTCGGCCCGGACCTGCTCGATCCACAGTGGACGGAAGAGCACGCGGCGCGCGCGGTCGCGAACCTGACCGCCGACCCGGCCCGCGAGCTGGGACTCGCGCTGCTCGACCAGCGCGTGATGGCCGGGGTCGGGAACCTGTACAAGTGCGAAATCGCTTTCCTGCTCGGGGTCACGCCGTGGACCCCGGTGTCCGAAGTGGACGCTCGGACCACGGCCGCACTGGCCCGCAAGCTGTTGCTGGCCAACGCCCGCTCCGGGTACTTCGACCAGAGCACCACCGGCCACCTCGACCGCAACCGCAAGAACTGGGTCTACGAGCGAACCCGCCAGGGCTGCTTCCGCTGCGGCGGACGGCTCCTGATCCGCACGCAGGGCCACGACGTCCAGCGGCGCCCGACCTGGTTCTGCCCGAAGGACCAGGCCGGACCGTACCCGCCGCAGTAG